One Drosophila willistoni isolate 14030-0811.24 chromosome 2R unlocalized genomic scaffold, UCI_dwil_1.1 Seg167, whole genome shotgun sequence DNA segment encodes these proteins:
- the LOC6642822 gene encoding developmental protein eyes absent isoform X1: MVTLMPYNYAAPRCGLIDKMIEPKVKRPKTEHTDTHERNRLCNLSQQQQQHQQQQQQQQQAQQQQQQQTHPSLAVLASNGPSSAGAGSLGMGMGVGVGVGVGVGLPGQCSPLGLPPQSQPLQPTISSLASLSGHYATTGTSSSSSSSNNNNSNNTTNQTQPSSCSLNASVTSFAQSSGSSFSTYQQASGSGGTPGEETVAGLSHWTHDVGVGVGSTATASTAAPVKSESRSPGQGHSSLDNGGVSGVVSSAVSVASGANLYGCSAANPLDSATSAVASSAVAAAAAAVYDGKHDYYYYNSMQQYTPPPFYSGYGTPYAAAAARQAKMEPGSAAAAAAYLTPTYASSSNNNSQLYSNPYAGYQNFGQQDYSGYYNEQYGNYYNPANYSPYAVSSPSSSASHSHGGHGGFHGVAASSNLSESPTDTHSTTPVNQANQSPHSPMPISPNQPGVVPGLGGNSAGTVSSATLNSSGGSSSTNTTTSSTNAKTTPTGKTGRARGRRHQQPSPTRSTASDTGNSEAVKPPERVFVWDLDETLIIFHTLLSGSYANRYTKDHSTLMTIAFRMEEMVFNMADTHFFFNEIEECDQVHIDDVSSDDNGQDLSAYNFATDGFHTGTPPGAPPNLCLPTGVRGGVDWMRKLAFRYRKIKDIYNSYRGNVGTLLGPGKRETWLQIRSEIEVATDNWATLALKCLSMITQRENCVNVLVTSTQLAPALAKVMLFGLGSIFNIENIYSAHKIGQETCYERIVTRFGRKSTYVVIGDGAEEESAAKAMNFPFWRISSHSDIRALYTALDMGFL; this comes from the exons ATGGTAACCCTTATGCCATATAACTATGCAGCACCACGTTGCGGATTAATTGATAAGATGATCGAACCAAAG GTTAAACGTCCCAAGACAGAGCATACGGATACACATGAACGCAATCG CCTATGCAACTTatcacagcagcaacagcaacaccagcaacaacaacaacagcagcagcaagcccaacaacaacaacaacagcaaacacaTCCCAGCCTCGCCGTGTTGGCCAGCAATGGACCAAGTAGCGCCGGTGCCGGCAGCttgggcatgggcatgggtGTGGGTGTTGGCGTTGGTGTGGGCGTGGGCCTGCCAGGACAATGTAGTCCTTTAGGATTACCACCACAAAGCCAACCCTTGCAACCAACCATCAGCTCGCTGGCCTCACTGAGTGGGCATTATGCCACAACTGGAaccagcagtagcagcagcagcagcaacaataacaacagcaacaacaccacAAATCAAACTCAGCCCAGCAGCTGCAGTTTAAATGCATCCGTCACGAGTTTTGCTCAATCCTCGGGCAGCAGTTTCTCCACATATCAACAGGCCAGCGGTAGCGGAGGAACTCCCGGTGAGGAGACTGTCGCCGGCTTGTCCCATTGGACCCACGATGTGGGTGTTGGGGTGGGCAGCACTGCAACAGCATCAACAGCGGCACCTGTGAAATCCGAATCTCGTAGTCCTGGCCAAGGCCATTCATCGTTGGACAATGGCGGCGTCAGCGGTGTGGTATCCTCGGCTGTCAGTGTGGCAAGTGGAGCGAATCTCTATGGCTGCAGTGCCGCCAATCCGCTGGATAGTGCCACATCAGCTGTGGCCTCATCGGCGGTGGCTGCAGCCGCTGCTGCTGTCTATGATGGGAAACATGACTATTATTACTACAACAGCATGCAACAGTATACACCGCCTCCTTTCTATTCCGGCTATGGGACACCGTATGCAGCGGCGGCTGCCCGTCAGGCCAAAATGGAGCCGGGCTCGgcggcagcagctgcagccTATCTGACACCCACCTATGCCAGCTCCAGCAATAATAATAGCCAACTCTATAGCAATCCCTATGCGGGCTATCAGAACTTCGGCCAACAGGACTACAGTGGCTATTATAATGAACAGTATGGCAATTATTATAATCCCGCCAATTATTCGCCGTATGCCGTCAGCTCGCCCAGTTCGAGTGCCAGTCATAGTCATGGTGGACACGGGGGTTTCCATGGTGTGGCCGCCTCCTCGAATCTGTCGGAGAGCCCAACGGATACGCATTCAACAACGCCCGTCAATCAGGCCAATCAATCGCCGCACTCCCCCATGCCGATCTCACCAAATCAACCGGGAGTTGTTCCGGGATTGGGCGGTAACTCGGCTGGCACTGTCTCCTCGGCCACACTGAATTCCAGCGGTGGTTCATCGTCTACCAATACAACCACCTCGTCGACAAATGCCAAAACCACGCCCACTGGCAAAACTGGTCGAGCTCGTGGTCGACGCCATCAACAGCCAAGTCCCACACGGAGTACGGCGTCTGATACGGGCAATAGTGAGGCTGTTAAGCCACCTGAACGTGTCTTTGTCTGGGATCTTGATGAGACTCTCATTATATTCCATACCCTGCTATCGGGTAGCTATGCCAATCGTTATACCAAAGATCACAGCACACTGATGACCATTGCATTTCGCATGGAGGAAATGGTCTTCAATATGGCCGATACGCATTTCTTTTTCAACGAAATCGAGGAATGCGATCAAGTGCATATCGATGATGTTAGCTCCGATGATAATGGTCAGGACTTGAGTGCATATAACTTTGCCACAGATGGTTTTCATACAGGCACACCGCCAGGAGCACCGCCAAATCTCTGCCTGCCCACTGGGGTGCGTGGTGGAGTCGATTGGATGCGCAAATTGGCATTTCGTTATCGCAAAATCAAGGATATCTATAACAGCTATAGGGGAAA TGTTGGCACACTTTTGGGTCCCGGAAAACGTGAAACTTGGCTACAAATCCGCTCAGAAATCGAGGTGGCTACCGATAATTGGGCCACCTTGGCGCTCAAGTGTCTCAGCATGATAACTCAACGTGAAAATTGCGTCAATGTGCTGGTCACCTCAACGCAATTGGCACCGGCTTTAGCCAAAGTAATGCTATTCGGTTTGGGCAGTATATTCAATATTGAGAATATCTATAGTGCCCATAAAATAG GTCAAGAGACTTGCTATGAGCGAATTGTGACGCGTTTTGGACGCAAAAGCACCTATGTAGTGATTGGCGATGGTGCCGAGGAGGAATCAGCGGCAAAGGCCATGAATTTCCCCTTCTGGCGCATCTCTTCCCACAGCGATATAAGAGCTCTATATACTGCCCTCGATATGGGCTTCTTATGA
- the LOC6642822 gene encoding developmental protein eyes absent isoform X2: MLYNVPCYQNFSTLDYYKVKRPKTEHTDTHERNRLCNLSQQQQQHQQQQQQQQQAQQQQQQQTHPSLAVLASNGPSSAGAGSLGMGMGVGVGVGVGVGLPGQCSPLGLPPQSQPLQPTISSLASLSGHYATTGTSSSSSSSNNNNSNNTTNQTQPSSCSLNASVTSFAQSSGSSFSTYQQASGSGGTPGEETVAGLSHWTHDVGVGVGSTATASTAAPVKSESRSPGQGHSSLDNGGVSGVVSSAVSVASGANLYGCSAANPLDSATSAVASSAVAAAAAAVYDGKHDYYYYNSMQQYTPPPFYSGYGTPYAAAAARQAKMEPGSAAAAAAYLTPTYASSSNNNSQLYSNPYAGYQNFGQQDYSGYYNEQYGNYYNPANYSPYAVSSPSSSASHSHGGHGGFHGVAASSNLSESPTDTHSTTPVNQANQSPHSPMPISPNQPGVVPGLGGNSAGTVSSATLNSSGGSSSTNTTTSSTNAKTTPTGKTGRARGRRHQQPSPTRSTASDTGNSEAVKPPERVFVWDLDETLIIFHTLLSGSYANRYTKDHSTLMTIAFRMEEMVFNMADTHFFFNEIEECDQVHIDDVSSDDNGQDLSAYNFATDGFHTGTPPGAPPNLCLPTGVRGGVDWMRKLAFRYRKIKDIYNSYRGNVGTLLGPGKRETWLQIRSEIEVATDNWATLALKCLSMITQRENCVNVLVTSTQLAPALAKVMLFGLGSIFNIENIYSAHKIGQETCYERIVTRFGRKSTYVVIGDGAEEESAAKAMNFPFWRISSHSDIRALYTALDMGFL; this comes from the exons GTTAAACGTCCCAAGACAGAGCATACGGATACACATGAACGCAATCG CCTATGCAACTTatcacagcagcaacagcaacaccagcaacaacaacaacagcagcagcaagcccaacaacaacaacaacagcaaacacaTCCCAGCCTCGCCGTGTTGGCCAGCAATGGACCAAGTAGCGCCGGTGCCGGCAGCttgggcatgggcatgggtGTGGGTGTTGGCGTTGGTGTGGGCGTGGGCCTGCCAGGACAATGTAGTCCTTTAGGATTACCACCACAAAGCCAACCCTTGCAACCAACCATCAGCTCGCTGGCCTCACTGAGTGGGCATTATGCCACAACTGGAaccagcagtagcagcagcagcagcaacaataacaacagcaacaacaccacAAATCAAACTCAGCCCAGCAGCTGCAGTTTAAATGCATCCGTCACGAGTTTTGCTCAATCCTCGGGCAGCAGTTTCTCCACATATCAACAGGCCAGCGGTAGCGGAGGAACTCCCGGTGAGGAGACTGTCGCCGGCTTGTCCCATTGGACCCACGATGTGGGTGTTGGGGTGGGCAGCACTGCAACAGCATCAACAGCGGCACCTGTGAAATCCGAATCTCGTAGTCCTGGCCAAGGCCATTCATCGTTGGACAATGGCGGCGTCAGCGGTGTGGTATCCTCGGCTGTCAGTGTGGCAAGTGGAGCGAATCTCTATGGCTGCAGTGCCGCCAATCCGCTGGATAGTGCCACATCAGCTGTGGCCTCATCGGCGGTGGCTGCAGCCGCTGCTGCTGTCTATGATGGGAAACATGACTATTATTACTACAACAGCATGCAACAGTATACACCGCCTCCTTTCTATTCCGGCTATGGGACACCGTATGCAGCGGCGGCTGCCCGTCAGGCCAAAATGGAGCCGGGCTCGgcggcagcagctgcagccTATCTGACACCCACCTATGCCAGCTCCAGCAATAATAATAGCCAACTCTATAGCAATCCCTATGCGGGCTATCAGAACTTCGGCCAACAGGACTACAGTGGCTATTATAATGAACAGTATGGCAATTATTATAATCCCGCCAATTATTCGCCGTATGCCGTCAGCTCGCCCAGTTCGAGTGCCAGTCATAGTCATGGTGGACACGGGGGTTTCCATGGTGTGGCCGCCTCCTCGAATCTGTCGGAGAGCCCAACGGATACGCATTCAACAACGCCCGTCAATCAGGCCAATCAATCGCCGCACTCCCCCATGCCGATCTCACCAAATCAACCGGGAGTTGTTCCGGGATTGGGCGGTAACTCGGCTGGCACTGTCTCCTCGGCCACACTGAATTCCAGCGGTGGTTCATCGTCTACCAATACAACCACCTCGTCGACAAATGCCAAAACCACGCCCACTGGCAAAACTGGTCGAGCTCGTGGTCGACGCCATCAACAGCCAAGTCCCACACGGAGTACGGCGTCTGATACGGGCAATAGTGAGGCTGTTAAGCCACCTGAACGTGTCTTTGTCTGGGATCTTGATGAGACTCTCATTATATTCCATACCCTGCTATCGGGTAGCTATGCCAATCGTTATACCAAAGATCACAGCACACTGATGACCATTGCATTTCGCATGGAGGAAATGGTCTTCAATATGGCCGATACGCATTTCTTTTTCAACGAAATCGAGGAATGCGATCAAGTGCATATCGATGATGTTAGCTCCGATGATAATGGTCAGGACTTGAGTGCATATAACTTTGCCACAGATGGTTTTCATACAGGCACACCGCCAGGAGCACCGCCAAATCTCTGCCTGCCCACTGGGGTGCGTGGTGGAGTCGATTGGATGCGCAAATTGGCATTTCGTTATCGCAAAATCAAGGATATCTATAACAGCTATAGGGGAAA TGTTGGCACACTTTTGGGTCCCGGAAAACGTGAAACTTGGCTACAAATCCGCTCAGAAATCGAGGTGGCTACCGATAATTGGGCCACCTTGGCGCTCAAGTGTCTCAGCATGATAACTCAACGTGAAAATTGCGTCAATGTGCTGGTCACCTCAACGCAATTGGCACCGGCTTTAGCCAAAGTAATGCTATTCGGTTTGGGCAGTATATTCAATATTGAGAATATCTATAGTGCCCATAAAATAG GTCAAGAGACTTGCTATGAGCGAATTGTGACGCGTTTTGGACGCAAAAGCACCTATGTAGTGATTGGCGATGGTGCCGAGGAGGAATCAGCGGCAAAGGCCATGAATTTCCCCTTCTGGCGCATCTCTTCCCACAGCGATATAAGAGCTCTATATACTGCCCTCGATATGGGCTTCTTATGA